In the Bradyrhizobium guangzhouense genome, one interval contains:
- the ccoO gene encoding cytochrome-c oxidase, cbb3-type subunit II — protein MSFWTRHQVFEKNSIVLVVGILLVIAIGGLVEITPLFYLKSTIEVVDGIRPYTPLELAGRNIYVREGCYLCHSQMIRPLRDEVERYGHFSLAAESMFDHPFQWGSKRTGPDLARVGAKYSDDWHVTHLTNPRAIVPQSVMPGYPFLASTEVDPDTIADHMRTLRTVGVPYTDDQIANAAADMRAQADPDNAGADAFTKRYAKAVVRNFDGKPGTPTEMDALIAYLQMLGTLVDFKLYNEKANLR, from the coding sequence ATGTCGTTCTGGACACGTCACCAAGTCTTCGAAAAGAACTCGATCGTCCTGGTCGTCGGCATCCTGCTCGTGATCGCGATCGGTGGTCTCGTCGAGATCACCCCGTTGTTCTACCTCAAGAGCACGATCGAGGTGGTCGATGGCATCAGGCCCTACACGCCGCTCGAGCTTGCGGGGCGCAACATCTATGTCCGCGAGGGCTGCTATCTCTGCCATTCGCAGATGATCCGGCCCCTGCGCGACGAGGTCGAGCGCTACGGCCACTTCTCGCTCGCCGCCGAGAGCATGTTCGACCATCCGTTCCAGTGGGGCTCGAAGCGCACCGGTCCCGATCTTGCCCGCGTCGGCGCCAAATATTCCGACGATTGGCACGTCACCCATTTGACCAACCCGCGCGCGATCGTGCCGCAATCGGTGATGCCGGGTTATCCGTTCCTCGCCTCGACCGAGGTCGATCCGGACACCATCGCCGATCATATGCGTACGCTGCGGACCGTCGGCGTTCCCTACACCGACGACCAGATCGCCAACGCGGCCGCCGACATGAGGGCCCAGGCGGATCCGGACAATGCCGGCGCCGATGCCTTCACCAAGCGCTACGCCAAGGCCGTCGTGCGCAACTTCGACGGCAAGCCTGGAACGCCGACCGAGATGGACGCGCTGATCGCCTATTTGCAGATGCTCGGCACGCTGGTCGACTTCAAGCTCTACAACGAGAAAGCCAATCTTCGCTGA
- a CDS encoding cbb3-type cytochrome c oxidase subunit 3, whose amino-acid sequence MKAILTLDNLASSLVTTIWTPVFVAIFLAIIAYAFWPRNKAAFDEAASLPLREE is encoded by the coding sequence ATGAAAGCCATTCTGACACTCGACAATCTCGCCTCCAGTCTCGTGACCACGATCTGGACGCCGGTCTTCGTCGCGATCTTTCTCGCGATCATTGCCTACGCATTCTGGCCCCGCAACAAGGCCGCCTTCGACGAAGCAGCCAGTCTGCCGTTGCGGGAGGAGTAA